In Candidatus Epulonipiscium viviparus, one DNA window encodes the following:
- a CDS encoding undecaprenyldiphospho-muramoylpentapeptide beta-N-acetylglucosaminyltransferase encodes MKIIVLTGGGTAGHVTPNIALLPKLRADGWDIKYIGSKQGIEKELIEKEGIPYYAISSGKLRRYFTLENVKDPFKVIYGFAEAHSVLKKIKPDVVFSKGGYVSVPVVLAAKMLKIPVIIHESDITPGLANKIASKGAKKICVNFPETLSYVGKKGILTGTPIREELFAGNKAKGKRLAQLKNDKPILLVMGGSLGSVKVNGALRESLDELLQTFNVVHICGKGNINNEYDCKAGYKQFEYVGEELPDIFAAADIMLSRAGANALAEIVALAIPNVLVPLSKQASRGDQILNAASMEKQGYSKVIQEEDLNNELLVEAIKDVFANKDTYRNIMSKNNSNNGTMNVINVIKEVSSPDQKTKKA; translated from the coding sequence TTGAAAATAATCGTGTTAACGGGGGGCGGAACAGCAGGGCATGTCACGCCTAATATTGCGCTGTTGCCGAAACTTAGAGCTGATGGATGGGATATTAAATATATTGGTAGCAAGCAGGGGATAGAAAAAGAATTGATTGAAAAGGAAGGAATCCCATACTATGCAATTTCCTCGGGTAAACTTAGACGATATTTTACACTTGAGAATGTGAAAGATCCTTTTAAAGTAATCTATGGTTTTGCAGAAGCACATAGCGTTCTGAAAAAAATTAAACCAGATGTTGTTTTTTCTAAGGGAGGTTATGTGAGTGTTCCGGTTGTTTTAGCGGCAAAAATGCTTAAGATTCCTGTAATAATTCATGAATCGGACATAACTCCAGGGTTGGCTAATAAAATTGCATCTAAAGGCGCAAAGAAAATTTGTGTAAATTTTCCAGAAACCTTATCTTATGTGGGAAAAAAAGGAATATTAACAGGAACTCCAATTAGAGAAGAATTGTTTGCAGGGAATAAGGCAAAAGGAAAGCGACTGGCTCAGTTGAAAAATGATAAACCAATTTTGTTAGTAATGGGTGGAAGCTTGGGTTCTGTAAAGGTTAATGGAGCATTGAGAGAATCTTTAGATGAGTTGCTTCAAACTTTTAATGTGGTACACATATGTGGTAAGGGAAATATAAATAATGAATATGATTGTAAAGCTGGGTACAAACAATTTGAATATGTAGGAGAAGAATTACCAGACATATTTGCGGCTGCCGACATAATGCTATCTCGTGCGGGTGCAAACGCGCTTGCTGAAATAGTAGCACTTGCAATCCCCAATGTGTTGGTGCCACTATCTAAACAAGCAAGCAGAGGTGATCAAATTTTAAATGCTGCATCTATGGAAAAGCAAGGATATTCAAAAGTGATACAAGAAGAAGACCTCAATAACGAATTACTAGTAGAAGCAATCAAGGATGTTTTTGCCAATAAAGATACCTATCGTAATATAATGAGTAAAAATAATAGCAACAACGGAACTATGAATGTGATCAACGTTATTAAAGAAGTTAGTAGTCCAGATCAAAAAACGAAAAAAGCATAA
- a CDS encoding flavodoxin family protein — translation MKVIALNGSRRKRYTHNLIHDTAEVLYHYGIDVEIINLFDYNIRECIGCEKCILSNQCVLQDDADLLMQKLVECDGIILASPVYMQAISGKFKTFIDRTCRWFHRPELYGKPIIVMATTKGSGLKHTLKYLQLVVTQWGAINAGSIGRNIQTMHKSVSATECKQMIVYLKSPKDTFSPSLKSLIYFQLQKVLSQNIIATDEEYWTKKEWYSQPYYFDCNIHPLKKLISTQFYKLLSNKIHPNK, via the coding sequence ATGAAAGTTATTGCTCTAAATGGTAGTAGGCGCAAACGATATACGCACAATTTGATTCATGATACGGCCGAGGTGTTGTATCACTATGGCATCGATGTGGAAATTATCAATTTATTCGATTATAATATACGCGAATGCATCGGATGTGAAAAGTGTATTCTATCTAACCAATGCGTTCTCCAAGACGATGCGGACCTTCTTATGCAAAAGCTTGTGGAATGCGATGGCATAATTTTGGCTTCTCCTGTTTATATGCAAGCTATTTCTGGCAAATTTAAAACTTTTATAGACCGCACTTGCAGATGGTTTCACAGACCAGAGCTTTACGGAAAACCTATTATTGTTATGGCAACCACCAAAGGATCTGGACTTAAACATACTTTGAAGTATCTGCAATTAGTTGTAACACAATGGGGTGCCATCAACGCAGGATCCATAGGTCGCAATATTCAAACTATGCACAAATCTGTGTCAGCAACGGAATGCAAGCAAATGATTGTTTATCTTAAATCTCCAAAAGACACATTTTCTCCTTCATTAAAAAGTCTCATATATTTTCAGCTACAAAAAGTGTTATCCCAAAATATTATAGCAACCGACGAAGAATATTGGACAAAAAAAGAGTGGTATTCACAGCCATATTATTTCGACTGCAATATCCACCCATTAAAAAAACTAATCTCTACTCAATTTTATAAACTACTCTCAAATAAAATTCATCCCAATAAATAG
- a CDS encoding arylsulfatase, which produces MQKKPNVIIILTDDQGYGDMAAHGNPWLKTPNLDWLNDNAISLESFHTDPLCAPSRAALISGKYSFGAGVYSTLNGRYYMDPNIKTIANYFKDGGYATAMFGKWHLGDVYPYRPENRGFDVATIFGGGVIGETPDYWNNDYFDDTYQVNGKNTKFEGYCTDVWFDSATKFIDDQLAATKPFFCYLPTNAPHGPFNIAPSYYQKYIDMGVPPKRAKFFGMIEGIDENIGKLMDHLRAKNAFDDTIIIFFGDNGTATGCDTDKNGWVKDGFNAGMRGKKGTTYEGAHRNTCFITTPKNILGEARKVYGLTAQFDLLPTLIDICGLPEGENLDGVSMAQALKAGETHLNEDRVIMIHNMQLDMPQKYKDYTVLKNNMRLVRPLTNESNPMLRGSFGSSKDVNPEIYNIDKDLYEEHDCYEENQELAIELTRCYEEWYDDRLQEAMKFKPFFLMKNQPITMTAHAWHECTKMTFSQRQIREGVDSNGYLVIEVVDPGTYKFELRRYPREADLALAASCEELPATECIADGEKAGKIYNIVAADIRVASEKKESTVAAGAKEVVFEVNLTEGMHHLRTRFFLENGKSIGAYYVYAEKVD; this is translated from the coding sequence ATGCAAAAGAAACCTAATGTAATTATAATTTTAACTGATGACCAGGGTTATGGAGATATGGCAGCGCATGGAAATCCATGGCTTAAAACACCAAATCTCGATTGGTTAAATGACAACGCAATTAGTTTAGAAAGCTTTCATACAGATCCACTGTGCGCGCCATCGAGGGCAGCATTGATCTCGGGAAAATATTCATTTGGAGCTGGGGTTTATTCTACTCTAAATGGACGATATTATATGGATCCTAATATAAAAACGATTGCTAACTATTTTAAAGATGGAGGCTACGCAACGGCTATGTTTGGCAAGTGGCATCTGGGAGATGTGTATCCATATAGGCCAGAAAACAGAGGCTTTGATGTTGCAACCATTTTTGGTGGAGGAGTAATTGGAGAGACGCCCGATTATTGGAATAACGACTATTTTGATGACACGTATCAGGTGAATGGAAAGAACACAAAGTTTGAAGGATATTGTACAGACGTATGGTTTGATTCTGCAACAAAGTTTATAGATGATCAGTTAGCTGCAACCAAGCCGTTTTTCTGCTATCTACCCACTAACGCACCGCATGGACCGTTTAATATAGCGCCATCATATTATCAAAAATATATAGACATGGGAGTTCCGCCAAAGCGAGCAAAGTTTTTTGGAATGATAGAAGGTATAGATGAAAATATCGGAAAGCTTATGGATCATTTGCGTGCTAAAAATGCATTCGATGATACAATCATTATATTCTTTGGTGATAATGGCACTGCAACAGGATGCGATACGGATAAAAATGGTTGGGTAAAAGATGGGTTTAATGCTGGAATGAGAGGTAAAAAAGGCACGACATATGAAGGTGCACACAGAAATACTTGCTTTATAACTACGCCAAAAAATATTTTGGGAGAAGCGAGAAAGGTGTATGGACTGACTGCTCAATTTGATTTGCTACCAACTTTGATAGACATTTGTGGTTTGCCAGAAGGAGAAAATTTAGACGGAGTAAGCATGGCGCAGGCGCTGAAAGCTGGAGAAACGCATCTAAATGAGGATCGTGTAATAATGATTCATAATATGCAATTAGATATGCCACAAAAATATAAAGATTATACGGTGCTCAAAAATAACATGAGATTGGTACGCCCGCTGACGAATGAATCAAATCCGATGCTGCGAGGATCGTTTGGCTCTAGTAAAGATGTCAATCCAGAAATATACAATATAGATAAAGATTTATATGAGGAGCACGATTGCTATGAGGAAAATCAAGAACTAGCGATAGAGCTTACAAGATGCTATGAAGAATGGTATGATGATAGGCTGCAAGAAGCGATGAAGTTTAAGCCATTCTTTTTGATGAAGAATCAGCCGATAACAATGACTGCCCATGCGTGGCATGAATGTACAAAGATGACATTTAGCCAAAGGCAGATCAGAGAAGGTGTGGATAGTAATGGGTATCTGGTTATAGAAGTTGTGGATCCTGGGACGTATAAATTTGAGCTTAGACGATATCCGAGAGAAGCGGATCTGGCGCTTGCTGCTAGTTGTGAAGAGCTACCAGCTACGGAATGCATAGCGGATGGGGAAAAGGCTGGAAAAATTTACAATATAGTTGCAGCAGACATTAGAGTTGCGAGTGAGAAAAAAGAAAGTACAGTTGCGGCGGGAGCCAAAGAAGTAGTATTTGAAGTAAATTTAACAGAAGGAATGCATCACCTGCGCACGAGATTTTTCTTAGAAAATGGAAAAAGTATTGGGGCATATTATGTATATGCAGAGAAAGTAGACTAG
- a CDS encoding MalY/PatB family protein: MYDLQTIVSRNDTAASKVDKSCIKSILNVNCFDDSIPMWVADMDFACAPAILEALHKRVDKAIFGYTSRTADYFDSIIDWYSRRHNMQIDPSWLVFNPGTVIALRNCLRAFTKEGDGVIIQPPVYYPFQAQILETNRTVINNNLIKDDNNHYSIDFEDFEKKCKDPNTKIFIYCNPHNPVGQIWPPADTKRLLDICAKHDVIIFSDEIHCDLIRASATFTSALNIDSTAKLIVATAVTKTFNVAGLQITNLVISDATMRAQLNAYTGKIDISPFASAATIAAYNESENWVLAVNEALDANLDYMDTFIKNKLPRLKFVKPEGTYLTWIDFSDYNIENQTLLEKIANEAHLILESGTMFGQSGTGFIRMNIACPKSIVIEALDRLYKVFGE; this comes from the coding sequence ATGTATGATTTACAAACTATCGTAAGTCGAAATGACACCGCTGCATCAAAAGTAGATAAATCGTGTATTAAATCCATATTAAACGTGAATTGCTTTGATGATTCCATACCTATGTGGGTTGCTGATATGGACTTTGCCTGTGCGCCAGCAATACTTGAAGCACTACACAAACGAGTTGATAAGGCTATATTTGGATATACCTCAAGAACTGCCGATTATTTCGATAGTATTATTGATTGGTATAGCAGAAGACATAACATGCAAATAGATCCCAGCTGGCTAGTGTTCAATCCTGGCACCGTTATTGCTCTTCGAAACTGCTTGCGTGCCTTTACCAAAGAGGGTGACGGAGTTATTATTCAACCTCCTGTATACTATCCTTTTCAAGCTCAAATTTTAGAAACTAACCGAACTGTTATCAACAATAACCTTATAAAAGATGACAACAATCACTATAGCATAGATTTTGAGGACTTTGAAAAAAAATGTAAAGACCCTAATACCAAAATCTTTATTTACTGCAATCCGCATAATCCAGTAGGTCAAATTTGGCCACCTGCAGATACCAAACGATTACTTGACATTTGTGCCAAGCATGACGTAATCATATTTTCAGATGAAATTCACTGTGATTTGATTCGAGCATCTGCAACATTCACTTCTGCATTAAATATCGACTCTACTGCAAAACTAATCGTTGCCACCGCTGTTACCAAAACTTTTAACGTCGCAGGATTGCAAATTACCAACCTAGTCATTTCGGATGCAACAATGCGTGCGCAACTAAATGCTTATACAGGCAAGATAGATATTTCACCATTTGCATCTGCAGCTACAATAGCGGCATATAACGAATCTGAAAACTGGGTTCTTGCTGTCAATGAAGCATTAGATGCAAACCTAGATTACATGGATACATTCATCAAAAATAAATTGCCTCGCCTTAAATTTGTAAAGCCCGAGGGAACCTATTTAACTTGGATCGATTTTAGTGATTATAACATCGAAAACCAAACATTGCTCGAAAAAATAGCAAACGAGGCACACCTCATTTTAGAAAGCGGCACTATGTTTGGACAATCTGGCACCGGCTTTATTCGAATGAACATTGCGTGTCCAAAATCCATCGTTATAGAGGCACTCGATCGATTGTACAAAGTATTTGGAGAATAG
- the asnB gene encoding asparagine synthase (glutamine-hydrolyzing): MCGICGFVDNNFVEKQDTLSNMMNKIIHRGPDSSGEYIDEVAALGFRRLSIIDLADGSQPLYNEDKRFVLTFNGEIYNYKHIREKLIEKGHTFKTHTDSEVLVHGYEEYGTNLLSHLRGMFTFVIWDNVEKTLFGARDFFGIKPLYYYKKDDLFVYGSEIKSILEYPKVPKILNEKTLEQYLTFQYSPPSNTFFKGIKKLPPGHFFTLKDNELTITRYWEPIFNEKDGNLDDFVNQIDETIKGSIAAHKISDVEVGCFLSSGVDSSYVATCFNGDKTFTVGFDHEKYNEIDYAKDLSDKIGIENFSKVITKEEYWDVLPKIQYFMDEPLADPSCVALYFVSKLASEHVKVVLSGEGADELFGGYNIYKEPVDNATYHKLPLYFRSLFARIATALPFSFKGKNFLIRGAKTIEERFIGNAFIFSEEERKNLLSITTSAKSPFEFVKPIYKKVFNKSDVTKMQYLDMHMWLVGDILLKADKMSMANSLELRVPFLDKEVLNIATKIPLKYRITKDTTKYAMRLAANKNMPDATAKKKKLGFPVPIRIWLKEEKYFNIVKTEFVSDNSKKFFNEAPLMQLLDEHKLNKKDNSRKIWTVFMFLVWYKEYFD, encoded by the coding sequence ATGTGTGGAATTTGTGGCTTTGTAGATAACAACTTTGTAGAAAAGCAAGACACTCTATCAAATATGATGAATAAGATTATTCATAGGGGACCAGATAGTAGTGGAGAATATATTGATGAAGTAGCGGCACTAGGATTTAGACGACTAAGTATCATAGATCTTGCTGATGGTTCACAACCCCTATATAATGAAGATAAGCGATTTGTTTTAACTTTTAACGGAGAAATTTATAACTATAAACACATTAGAGAAAAACTTATTGAAAAAGGACATACATTTAAAACTCATACCGATTCCGAAGTACTTGTTCATGGTTACGAAGAATACGGCACCAACCTGTTATCTCATCTACGAGGAATGTTTACCTTTGTAATTTGGGATAATGTGGAAAAAACTTTATTTGGTGCTCGAGACTTTTTTGGAATTAAACCTCTTTATTACTATAAAAAAGATGACTTATTCGTATATGGTTCCGAAATCAAGTCTATTTTAGAATACCCAAAAGTACCTAAAATTTTGAACGAAAAAACTTTGGAGCAATATTTAACTTTTCAATATTCACCACCTAGCAATACGTTTTTTAAGGGAATAAAAAAATTGCCTCCTGGTCATTTCTTTACTCTAAAAGATAACGAGCTTACTATTACCAGATATTGGGAACCTATTTTTAACGAAAAAGATGGCAATTTAGATGACTTTGTAAACCAAATAGACGAAACCATCAAAGGCTCTATTGCTGCTCATAAAATTAGCGATGTTGAAGTTGGCTGTTTTTTATCAAGCGGAGTAGATTCTAGCTATGTCGCCACATGCTTTAATGGAGATAAAACTTTTACCGTGGGATTTGATCATGAAAAATATAACGAAATAGACTACGCAAAGGATCTTTCTGATAAGATCGGCATCGAAAACTTTAGCAAAGTGATAACCAAGGAAGAGTATTGGGATGTTTTGCCCAAAATTCAATATTTTATGGACGAACCATTGGCAGACCCATCCTGCGTCGCGCTATATTTTGTGAGTAAATTGGCAAGCGAGCATGTTAAAGTTGTGCTTTCTGGCGAAGGTGCAGATGAATTATTCGGAGGCTATAATATATACAAAGAGCCAGTAGATAACGCCACGTATCACAAGCTTCCGCTATATTTTCGATCTTTATTTGCTAGAATAGCGACCGCTTTGCCATTCTCCTTTAAGGGCAAAAACTTTCTTATACGAGGTGCCAAAACAATAGAAGAACGCTTTATAGGCAATGCTTTTATATTCTCTGAAGAAGAGCGCAAAAATTTGCTAAGCATAACAACTAGCGCCAAGTCTCCTTTTGAATTTGTAAAGCCAATCTATAAAAAAGTCTTCAACAAAAGTGACGTAACAAAAATGCAATATCTAGACATGCACATGTGGTTGGTCGGAGATATTCTTCTAAAAGCCGACAAAATGAGTATGGCCAATTCTCTCGAGCTTCGCGTACCATTTTTGGACAAAGAAGTGCTCAATATTGCTACTAAAATTCCCTTAAAGTATCGTATCACTAAGGATACTACCAAGTATGCGATGCGTTTAGCTGCGAACAAAAACATGCCCGATGCAACAGCAAAGAAGAAGAAATTAGGATTTCCTGTTCCTATTCGCATCTGGCTTAAAGAAGAAAAATATTTTAATATTGTAAAAACCGAGTTTGTCAGTGACAACAGCAAGAAATTTTTCAACGAAGCCCCTCTTATGCAATTACTAGATGAGCATAAACTTAACAAAAAAGATAATAGTCGAAAAATTTGGACAGTCTTTATGTTTCTTGTGTGGTATAAAGAATACTTTGATTAA
- the miaA gene encoding tRNA (adenosine(37)-N6)-dimethylallyltransferase MiaA, with translation MLLPKAYPFAIMGLKKGIIMKIILIAGPTASGKTDTSVLLAKKIGGEVICTDSMQIYKNMDIGTAKVTVQEMDGVAHHMMDRLDPHENCSVAWFKAEVKEHIAEISSRGKIPILVGGTGFYINAILFDTIFDENTDREYKSELEAYYREHGQAALFSKLMEIDPESTKVIHPNNIKRVIRAIEYFYQNNEPISKHNKEEKNKRIANVSPYDYSFFALNMDRATLYERINKRVDAMVERGLFAEVETLFAKGLPETCAAIQAIGYKELYPYFRKEISQEDAITLLKRNTRRFAKRQLTWFNNQSNPIFIEVDKFGFNSEKIVNTMIELSNLREY, from the coding sequence TTGCTGTTGCCAAAAGCATATCCTTTTGCTATAATGGGGCTAAAAAAAGGAATAATTATGAAAATTATATTGATAGCAGGGCCGACGGCTTCTGGAAAAACGGATACTAGCGTATTGCTTGCAAAGAAAATTGGAGGAGAAGTTATATGTACTGATTCAATGCAAATTTATAAAAATATGGATATTGGTACAGCCAAAGTAACAGTACAAGAGATGGACGGAGTTGCTCATCATATGATGGATAGGTTAGACCCTCATGAAAACTGTTCTGTTGCTTGGTTTAAGGCCGAAGTAAAAGAGCATATCGCAGAAATTTCGAGTAGAGGAAAAATTCCAATCTTGGTGGGAGGCACCGGATTTTATATCAATGCTATTTTATTTGATACCATTTTTGATGAAAATACTGATAGAGAATATAAATCAGAGTTGGAAGCGTATTATAGAGAACATGGACAAGCAGCACTGTTTAGTAAATTAATGGAAATTGACCCAGAAAGTACCAAGGTGATACACCCAAATAATATAAAAAGAGTGATTAGAGCAATAGAATATTTTTATCAAAACAACGAGCCAATTTCAAAACATAATAAAGAAGAAAAAAATAAACGTATCGCAAATGTTTCGCCGTATGATTATAGCTTCTTTGCACTAAATATGGATCGAGCCACATTATATGAGAGAATCAACAAACGAGTAGATGCGATGGTGGAGCGAGGTTTGTTTGCAGAAGTGGAAACGTTGTTTGCTAAAGGTTTGCCAGAAACGTGTGCTGCCATTCAAGCAATTGGCTACAAAGAGCTGTACCCATATTTTAGAAAAGAGATTTCACAAGAAGATGCCATTACACTGCTAAAGCGAAATACTAGACGATTTGCAAAGCGTCAATTAACCTGGTTTAATAATCAATCTAATCCAATTTTTATAGAAGTTGATAAATTTGGGTTTAATTCTGAAAAAATAGTAAATACTATGATTGAATTATCTAATTTAAGGGAATACTAA
- a CDS encoding beta-ketoacyl-ACP synthase III: MLEYSAAISIEDSWIIKVDIQFRTVKFTVEILEFLCVDFDEGVFNMVGVKISGIGSARPETILTNDGLAKIVETSDEWITTRTGIKSRYISNGISTTDLAVEAAKKAMAEANISAKDIDMIIVATLTPDLFMPSAACMVQIELGATNATAFDIGAACSGFVYASKIATNAIRCGTEKVVLVIGAEVLSKVVDWKDRNTCVLFGDGAGAVVYEATDVNKVLSIYTQSAGNINALSLDGFPVKNCFTEAAEPKTESYIKMDGREVYKFAIAVVPLCIEKVLENTEFTVADVDHFILHQANERILDTAAKKINIDKSKFFKNLDKYGNTSAASIPIALDEAKANFKAGDKIIMVGFGGGLTWGSILFEW, from the coding sequence ATGCTGGAATACTCTGCTGCTATATCGATAGAGGATAGTTGGATTATAAAAGTAGATATTCAATTTAGGACTGTTAAATTCACCGTAGAGATTTTAGAATTTCTATGCGTAGATTTTGATGAAGGGGTGTTTAATATGGTGGGGGTCAAAATAAGTGGTATAGGCAGTGCAAGACCTGAAACTATTCTCACAAATGATGGACTAGCCAAAATAGTTGAAACTTCTGATGAATGGATTACAACTAGAACTGGTATAAAATCTCGATATATTTCTAATGGAATTTCTACTACAGATCTTGCTGTAGAAGCTGCTAAAAAAGCAATGGCAGAGGCCAATATATCAGCAAAAGATATTGACATGATTATAGTGGCGACTTTAACACCAGATTTGTTTATGCCAAGTGCGGCTTGTATGGTGCAAATAGAGCTTGGAGCTACAAATGCAACGGCGTTTGATATAGGCGCTGCTTGTAGTGGATTTGTATATGCATCTAAGATAGCCACAAATGCTATTCGTTGCGGAACTGAAAAAGTTGTATTGGTTATAGGAGCTGAGGTTTTAAGTAAAGTTGTAGATTGGAAAGACAGAAATACGTGTGTGCTATTTGGTGATGGTGCGGGTGCTGTTGTATATGAAGCAACTGATGTTAATAAAGTATTAAGTATATACACGCAAAGCGCAGGAAATATTAATGCACTTTCGTTAGATGGATTTCCGGTTAAAAATTGTTTTACAGAAGCTGCAGAGCCAAAAACTGAATCTTATATAAAAATGGATGGGCGAGAAGTTTACAAATTTGCAATTGCCGTCGTGCCATTATGTATAGAAAAAGTTTTAGAAAATACGGAATTTACTGTTGCGGATGTAGATCATTTTATATTACATCAAGCAAATGAGAGGATTCTCGATACTGCGGCCAAGAAAATCAATATAGATAAGTCTAAGTTTTTCAAAAATCTCGATAAATATGGAAACACATCTGCCGCTAGCATTCCGATTGCACTAGATGAAGCAAAGGCGAACTTTAAGGCAGGAGACAAGATTATTATGGTAGGTTTTGGAGGCGGGCTAACTTGGGGCAGTATTTTGTTTGAGTGGTAG
- the acpP gene encoding acyl carrier protein, which translates to MVFEKLQEIVADKLGIEAEEVKLESSLKDDLEADSLDIVDIVMSIEEEFEVTIESEDEEHIKTIADVVKLIETKQK; encoded by the coding sequence ATGGTATTTGAAAAATTACAAGAGATTGTTGCGGATAAATTGGGGATTGAAGCAGAAGAGGTGAAGTTAGAATCTAGCTTAAAAGATGATTTAGAAGCTGATTCACTAGATATTGTGGATATTGTTATGAGCATCGAAGAAGAGTTTGAAGTGACTATTGAAAGCGAAGATGAAGAGCACATCAAAACTATTGCGGATGTTGTTAAACTGATTGAAACTAAGCAAAAATAA
- the fabK gene encoding enoyl-[acyl-carrier-protein] reductase FabK, protein MNSICKMLGIKYPIFQGAMAWIADADLAAAVSNAGGLGIIAAGNAPGDWVRDEIKKCKTLTDKPFGVNIMLLSPYADEVAKVVLEEKVEIVTTGAGNPAKYLKEWQESGMKVMPLVPSVALAKRMEKLGVDAIVVEGTEAGGHIGELTTMVLVPQVVDAVKIPVIAAGGIGDGRGFAAALMLGAVGVQVGTRFLVAKECNVHQNYKDKVIKAADTDAVATGRSTGHPVRSLKNKMTREFQKLEKANVDIEELEKIGAGALRAAVVDGDVTNGSVMSGQIAGMITKEQSAKEIIDDYLTELQAVISKSSEMIDFEI, encoded by the coding sequence ATGAATAGTATTTGCAAAATGCTAGGCATAAAATATCCAATCTTTCAGGGAGCGATGGCGTGGATTGCAGATGCAGACCTCGCCGCTGCAGTTTCCAATGCAGGAGGATTGGGTATAATTGCTGCTGGAAATGCACCTGGAGACTGGGTTAGAGATGAGATTAAAAAATGTAAAACTTTAACAGACAAGCCTTTTGGAGTAAATATAATGTTACTTAGTCCATATGCTGACGAAGTGGCTAAAGTTGTATTAGAAGAAAAAGTGGAAATTGTGACGACAGGCGCTGGAAATCCTGCCAAATACTTAAAAGAGTGGCAAGAGAGTGGAATGAAAGTTATGCCATTAGTACCATCTGTTGCTCTTGCAAAAAGAATGGAAAAATTGGGAGTCGATGCAATAGTTGTAGAGGGAACAGAAGCGGGAGGACATATCGGCGAATTGACTACTATGGTGCTCGTACCTCAAGTGGTTGACGCTGTGAAGATTCCTGTAATAGCTGCGGGCGGAATAGGAGATGGACGTGGCTTTGCGGCAGCTCTGATGCTAGGTGCTGTCGGAGTTCAAGTGGGTACTAGATTTTTGGTGGCAAAAGAATGTAACGTGCATCAAAATTATAAGGACAAAGTTATTAAAGCCGCAGATACGGATGCGGTGGCCACAGGAAGAAGCACTGGACACCCGGTTAGAAGTTTAAAAAACAAGATGACTAGAGAATTTCAAAAGCTAGAAAAAGCAAATGTAGACATCGAAGAGCTAGAAAAAATAGGCGCTGGTGCGCTACGAGCTGCAGTTGTCGATGGGGACGTTACTAATGGAAGCGTAATGTCTGGGCAAATAGCCGGAATGATAACAAAGGAGCAGTCTGCAAAAGAAATTATAGATGATTATTTAACTGAATTACAAGCAGTAATCAGCAAAAGTAGTGAAATGATAGATTTTGAAATATAA